The following proteins are co-located in the Anser cygnoides isolate HZ-2024a breed goose chromosome 2, Taihu_goose_T2T_genome, whole genome shotgun sequence genome:
- the VPS28 gene encoding vacuolar protein sorting-associated protein 28 homolog, with the protein MFHGVAAPPGLGGPGARPELYEEVKLYKNARERERYDNMAELFAVVKTLQALEKAYIKDCVSPNEYTAACSRLLVQFKAALKQVQGSEISSIDDFCRKFRLDCPLAMERIKEDRPITIKDDKGNLNRCIADIVSLFITVMDKLRLEIRAMDEIQPDLRELMETMNRMSHLPPDFEGRQKVNQWLQTLSGMSASDELDDSQVRQMLFDLESAYNAFNRFLHA; encoded by the exons aTGTTTCACGGCGTGGCGGCCCCGCCGGGGCTGggcg GTCCCGGGGCTCGGCCGGAGCTGTACGAG GAGGTGAAGCTCTACAAGAACGCGCGGGAGAGGGAGAG GTACGACAACATGGCCGAGCTCTTCGCCGTGGTGAAGACGCTGCAGGCGCTGGAGAAGGCCTACATCAAGGACTGCGTCTCCCCCAACGA GTACACCGCGGCCTGCTCCCGCCTCCTGGTGCAGTTCAAAGCCGCCCTCAAGCAGGTGCAGGGCTCCGAGATCAGCTCCATCGATGACTTCTGCCGCAAGTTCCGC CTCGACTGCCCGCTGGCCATGGAGAGGATCAAGGAGGACCGGCCCATCACCATCAAGGACGACAAGGGCAACCTCAACCGCTGCATCGCCGACATCGTCTCC CTCTTCATCACCGTGATGGACAAGCTGCGCCTGGAGATCCGCGCCATGGACGAG ATCCAGCCGGACCTGCGGGAGCTGATGGAGACGATGAACCGCATGAGCCACCTGCCCCCCGACTTCGAGGGCCGCCAGAAGGTGAACCAGTG GCTGCAGACGCTGAGCGGGATGTCGGCCTCGGACGAGCTGGACGACTCGCAGGTGCGGCAGATGCTGTTCGACCTCGAGTCCGCCTACAACGCCTTCAACCGCTTCCTGCACGCCTGA
- the SLC39A4 gene encoding zinc transporter ZIP4, which yields MATLLTPPALPVLVLLVLPSWGAAAGTPPGDAEPLEALGALLSSGTGSLPRGAVESLVGTAAARAHCGAGPCGKCISAADVFGLLGKAGAEARLDAAELPWLGAAVVLTLLDPAAACAAAAAGTWATRARALHDAFANGTEGSGGPGLQEVAALLEAVQRHYRSAGTRQPCLDAAAVVAESAAAVPGAGAGARVLAALGTQLLRGRCLRAAPALPGPDFFLDFILARFGNGSQSLPLEGLTALMEELGLGHHDHDHDHDHDHDHGARAAHPEHRSSRRARSPTAPRSAANESQQWDAVCFSAQQLLQAHGIGDAAEVSRQELQELSPALLQQVLSGACSSEEGETPSGGLSVAEKYLYGSLATLVICLGSLVGAAVLLCSRCPRVHHYVLQLLLALAVGTLTGDALLHLLPQFLQLHSHAAGVHAHAVGAEATWQLLAVLGGLYGFFLLESLLGLLAPGGHEEGLRSDPAGGLQLCDEETRRRKQLEGTSCSELVEEPPLSQSEQELQRRELRALPCMVTLGDALHNLADGLALGAAFGSSWRTGLGTALAVLCHELPHELGDFAALLHAGLSVRRALALNVASALPAFLGLYLALGLATGAAFQGWIFTVATGFFLYVALCDMLPAMLRVRDPRPWVLFALHNAGLLGGWGLLLLLALYEESIAL from the exons ATGGCCACGCTGTTGACACCGCCGGCGCTGCCGGTGCTggtcctgctggtgctgcccagctggggggcggccgccgggacccccccgggcgACGCCGAGCCGCTGGAGGCCCTCGGGGCCCTGCTGTCGTCGGGCACCGGCTCCCTGCCCCGTGGAGCCGTGGAGTCCCTCGTGGGCACCGCCGCGGCCCGTGCGCACTGCGGTGCCGGGCCGTGCGGAAAG TGCATTTCCGCGGCCGATGTCTTCGGGCTGCTGGGCAAGGCGGGCGCCGAAGCGCGCCTGGATGCGGCcgagctgccctggctgggcGCCGCCGTGGTGCTGACGCTGCTCGACCCCGCTGCTGCCtgcgccgctgccgccgccggcaCCTGGGCCACCCGCGCCCGCGCCCTGCACGACGCCTTCGCCAACGGCACCGAGGGCAGCGGGGGGCCCGGCCTGCAGGAGGTGGCGGCGCTGCTGGAAGCTGTGCAGCGGCACTACCGCAGCGCTGGCACGCGGCAG ccctgcctggaCGCGGCGGCCGTGGTGGCCGAGAGCGCTGCAGCGGTGCCGGGGGCGGGCGCGGGCGCGCGGGTGCTGGCGGCCCTGGGCACCCAGCTCCTGCGCGGCCGCTGCCTGCGCGCGGcccccgccctgcccggccccgacTTCTTCCTCGACTTCATCCTCGCCCGCTTCGGCAACGGCTCCCAGAGCCTCCCGCTGGAGG GTCTGACGGCGCTgatggaggagctggggctgggccacCACGACCACGACCATGACCACGACCATGACCATGACCACGGCGCCAGGGCCGCGCACCCCGAGCACCGCAGCAGCCGCAGGGCGCGCAGCCCCACGGCACCGCGCAGCGCCGCCAACGAGAGCCAGCAGTGGGATGCG gtgtgcttcagcgcccagcagctgctgcaggcccaCGGGATCGGGGACGCCGCGGAGGTCTCgcgccaggagctgcaggagctcagccccgcgctcctgcagcaggtcctGAGCGGTGCCTGCAGCAGTGAGGAGGGGGAGACCCCCAGTGGGGGGCTGAGTGTGGCTGAGA AGTACCTCTACGGCTCGCTGGCCACGCTGGTGATCTGCCTGGGCTCGCTGGTGGGCGCCgcggtgctgctgtgcagccgCTGCCCCCGCGTGCACCACTacgtgctgcagctgctgctggcgctggccGTCGGCACGCTGACCGGCGACGCGCTGCTGCACCTCCTGCCGCAG tTCCTGCAGCTGCACTCGCACGCGGCCGGGGTGCACGCGCACGCGGTGGGGGCCGAGGCCACCTGGCAGCtgctggcggtgctgggggggctctaCGGCTTCTTCCTGCTCGAGTCCCTGCTCGGCCTCCTGGCGCCTGGCGGGCACGAG gaggggCTGCGGAGCGACCccgcgggggggctgcagctctgcgaCGAGGAGACGCGGCGCCGCAAGCAGCTGGAGGGGACCTCGTGCAGCGAGCTg GTGGAGGAGCCCCCCCTGAGCCAGAgcgagcaggagctgcagagacgGG AGCTGCGGGCGCTGCCGTGCATGGTGACGCTGGGCGACGCGCTGCACAACCTGGCGGACGGGCTGGCGCTGGGCGCCGCCTTCGGCTCCTCCTGGCGAACCGGGCTGGGCACGGCGCTGGCGGTGCTGTGCCACGAGCTGCCCCACGAGCTGG gcGACTTCGCGGCGCTGCTGCACGCGGGGCTGAGCGTGCGCCGGGCGCTGGCGCTGAACGTGGCGAGCGCGCTGCCGGCCTTCCTGGGGCTCTACCTCGCGCTCGGCCTCGCCACCGGCGCCGCCTTCCAGGGCTGGATCTTCACCGTCGCCACCGGCTTCTTCCTCTACGTCGCCCTCTGCGACATG CTGCCGGCGATGCTGCGGGTGCGGGACCCGCGGCCGTGGGTGCTGTTCGCGCTGCACAACGCGGGGCTGCTGggcggctgggggctgctgctgctgctggcgctctACGAGGAGAGCATCGCGCTCTGA
- the CPSF1 gene encoding cleavage and polyadenylation specificity factor subunit 1, whose product MYAVYKQAHPPTGLEFSMYCNFFSNAERNLVVAGTSQLYVYRLNHDAESGVKGDRNAEGKGHKEKLELVASFSFFGNVMSMASVQLAGAKRDALLLSFKDAKLSVVEYDPGTHDLKTLSLHYFEEPELRDGFVQNVHIPKVRVDPDGRCAVMLIYGTRLVVLPFRRDSLADEHEGLVGEGQKSSFLPSYIIDVRELDEKLLNIIDMQFLCGYYEPTLLILFEPNQTWPGRVAVRQDTCSIVAISLNIMQKVHPVIWSLSNLPFDCTQVLAVPKPIGGVVIFAVNSLLYLNQSVPPYGVSLNSLTAGTTVFPLRMQDGVKLTLDCAQAAFISYDKMVISLKGGEIYVLTLITDGMRSVRSFHFDKAAASVLTTCMVTLEPGYLFLGSRLGNSLLLKYTEKLQEAPVGVAKDAADKQEEPPLKKKRSDSSGTWAGGKSAAQDEVDEIEVYGSEAQSGTQLATYSFEVCDSILNIGPCANAAMGEPAFLSEEFQNSPEPDLEIVLCSGYGKNGALSVLQKSIRPQVVTTFELPGCYDMWTVVSPPRKEEAETSTTGETSEKDAAPPEPPEDAGRRHGFLILSREDSTMILQTGQEIMELDTSGFATQGPTVFAGNIGENRYIVQVSPLGIRLLEGVNQLHFIPVDLGSPIVHCAVADPYVVILSAEGQASVFVLKSDTYGGRTHRLALQKTQLHHQPKVIALCVYRDVSGMFTTESRAAGARDELALRGHAEAETLIQDISDAVDDEEEMLYGDSGALFSPAKEEPRRSLPTAEREPHQHRAEPTHWCVLVRENGAMEIYQLPEWRLVFLVKNFPMGQRVLVDSSFGQPAAPGEAKKEEVTRQGELPLVKEVLLVALGNRQSRPYLLVHVDQELLIYEAFSHDSQLGQSNLKVRFKKVPHNINFREKKPKQSKKKPESAGGAEEPGGPRGRVARFRYFEDIYGYAGVFICGPSPHWLLVTARGALRLHPMTIDGSVESFAPFHNVNCPKGFLYFNRQGELRISVLPAYLSYDAPWPVRKIPLRCTAHYVAYHVESKVYAVATSVINSCTRIPRMTGEEKEFESIERDERYIHPQQEAFSIQLISPVSWETIPNTRIDLEEWEHVTCMKTVSLKSEETVSGLKGYIAVGTCLMQGEEVTCRGRILIMDIIEVVPEPGQPLTKNKFKVLYEKEQKGPVTALCHCNGYLVSAIGQKIFLWSLKDNELTGMAFIDTQLYIHQMISVKNFILAADVMKSISLLRYQEESKTLSLVSRDAKPLEVYSVDFMVDSTQLGFLVSDRDRNLLVYMYLPEAKESFGGMRLLRRADFHVGAHVNTFWRTPCRGTADGLKKSSAWEQKHITWFATLDGGIGLLLPMQEKTYRRLLMLQNALTTMLPHHAGLNPRAFRMLHMDRRILQNAVRNVLDGELLNRYLYLSTMERGELAKKIGTTPDIILEDLLEIDRVTAHF is encoded by the exons ATGTACGCGGTGTACAAGCAAGCCCACCCCCCCACGGGGCTGGAGTTCTCCATGTACTGCAACTTCTTCTCCAACGCCGAGCGCAACCTGGTGGTGGCCGGCACCTCCCAGCTCTACGTCTACCGCCTCAACCACGACGCCGAG AGCGGGGTGAAAGGAGACAGGAACGCGG AAGGCAAGGGCCACAAGGAGAAGCTGGAGCTGGTggcctccttctccttcttcgGCAACGTCATGTCCATGGCCAGCGTGCAGCTGGCGGGGGCCAAGCGGGACGCGCTGCTGCTCAGCTTCAAGGACGCCAAG ctctcgGTGGTGGAGTACGACCCCGGCACGCACGACCTGAAGACGCTCTCGCTGCACTACTTCGAGGAGCCGGAGCTGCGG GACGGCTTCGTGCAGAACGTCCACATCCCCAAGGTGCGGGTGGACCCCGACGGGCGCTGCGCCGTCATGCTCATCTACGGCACGCGGCTGGTGGTGCTGCCCTTCCGCCGCGACTCGCTGGCTGACGAGCACGAGGGGCTGGTGGGAGAGGG GCAGAAGTCGAGCTTCCTGCCCAGCTACATCATCGACGTGCGGGAGCTGGACGAGAAGCTGCTGAACATCATCGACATGCAGTTCCTCTGCGGCTACTACGAGCCCaccctcctcatcctcttcGAGCCCAACCAGACGTGGCCGGG GCGCGTGGCGGTGCGGCAGGACACGTGCAGCATCGTGGCCATCTCGCTGAACATCATGCAGAAGGTGCACCCGGTCATCTGGTCCCTCAGCAACCTGCCCTTCGACTGCACGCAGGTGCTGGCCGTCCCCAAGCCCATCG GCGGCGTGGTGATCTTCGCCGTCAACTCGCTGCTGTACCTCAACCAGAGCGTGCCGCCCTACGGCGTGTCCCTCAACAGCCTCACCGCCGGCACCACCGTCTTCCCGCTGC GCATGCAGGACGGGGTGAAGCTGACGCTGGACTGCGCGCAGGCCGCCTTCATCTCCTACGACAAGATGGTGATCTCGCTGAAGGGCGGGGAGAT CTACGTCCTGACGCTGATCACGGACGGGATGAGGAGCGTGCGCTCCTTCCACTTCGACAAGGCGGCCGCCAGCGTGCTCACCACCTGC ATGGTGACGCTGGAGCCAGGCTACCTGTTCCTGGGGTCCCGCCTGGGCAACTCGCTGCTGCTCAAGTACACGGAGAAGCTGCAGGAGGCGCCCGTCGGCGTGGCCAAGGACGCGGCCGACAAGCag gaggagcccccgctgaAGAAGAAGCGCTCGGACTCCTCGGGGACCTGGGCAG GCGGGAAGTCGGCGGCGCAGGACGAGGTGGACGAGATCGAGGTGTACGGCAGCGAGGCGCAGTCGGGCACGCAGCTCGCCACCTACTCCTTCGAG GTCTGCGACAGCATCCTCAACATCGGCCCCTGCGCCAACGCCGCCATGGGCGAGCCGGCCTTCCTCTCCGAGGAG ttcCAGAACAGCCCGGAGCCGGACCTGGAGATCGTGCTCTGCTCCGGCTACGGCAAGAACGGGGCGCTCTCGGTGCTGCAG AAGAGCATCCGGCCCCAGGTGGTGACCACCTTCGAGCTGCCCGGCTGCTACGACATGTGGACGGTGGTCTCGCCGCCCAGGAAGGAGGAG GCTGAGACGAGCACCACGGGTGAAACCAGTGAGAAGGACGCggcgccccccgagccccccgagGACGCGGGCCGGCGGCACGGCTTCCTCATCCTCAGCCGCGAGGACTCCACCATG ATCCTGCAGACGGGCCAGGAGATCATGGAGCTGGACACGAGCGGCTTCGCCACGCAGGGCCCCACCGTCTTCGCCGGCAACATCGGCGAGAACCGGTACATCGTGCAGGTGTCGCCGCTCGGCATCCGGCTGCTGGAGGGAG TGAACCAGCTGCACTTCATCCCCGTGGACCTGGGCTCGCCCATCGTGCACTGCGCCGTGGCCGACCCCTACGTGGTGATCCTGAGCGCTGAGGGCCAGGCCTCCGTCTTCGTGCTCAAGAGCGACACGTACGGCGGCCGCACGCACCGCCTGGCGCTGCAGAAGACGCAGCTGCACCAC CAGCCGAAGGTGATCGCGCTGTGCGTGTACCGCGACGTCAGCGGGATGTTCACCACCGAGAGCCGGGCGGCCGGCGCCCGCGACGAGCTGGCCCTGCGCGGCCACGCGGAGGCCGAGACCCTCATCCAGGACATCAG CGACGCGGTGGACGACGAGGAGGAGATGCTGTACGGGGACTCGGGGGCGCTCTTCAGCCCCGCCAAGGAGGAGCCGCGCCGCAGCCTCCCCACGGCCGAGCGGGAGCCGCACCAGCACCGGGCCGAGCCCACGCACTGGTGCGTGCTGGTGCGCGAGAACGGCGCCATGGAG ATCTACCAGCTGCCGGAGTGGCGCCTGGTGTTCCTGGTGAAGAACTTCCCCATGGGGCAGCGCGTGCTGGTCGACAGCTCCTTCGGGCAGCCGGCGGCGCCCGGCGAGGCCAAGAAGGAGGAGGTGACGCGGCAGGGCGAGCTGCCGCTGGTCAaggaggtgctgctggtggccctggGCAACCGCCAGAGCCGGCCCTACCTGCTG GTGCACGTGGACCAGGAGCTGCTGATCTACGAGGCCTTCAGCCACGACTCCCAGCTGGGCCAGAGCAACCTCAAAGTGCGCTTCAAGAAG gtgccccacAACATCAACTTCCGCGAGAAGAAGCCGAAGCAGTCCAAGAAGAAGCCGGAGAGCGCGGGGGGCGCcgaggagccgggggggccgcggggccgggtgGCGCGCTTCCGCTACTTCGAGGACATCTACGGCTACGCGGGG gtgtTCATCTGCGGCCCGTCCCCGCACTGGCTGCTGGTGACGGCGCGGGGGGCGCTGCGCCTGCACCCCATGACCATCGACGGCTCCGTGGAGTCCTTCGCCCCCTTCCACAACGTCAACTGCCCCAAGGGCTTCCTCTACTTCAACCGCCAG GGCGAGCTGCGCATCAGCGTCCTGCCCGCCTACCTCTCCTACGACGCGCCCTGGCCGGTGCGCAAGATCCCGCTGCGCTGCACCGCGCACTACGTGGCGTACCACGTCGAGTCCAAG GTCTACGCCGTGGCCACCAGCGTCATCAACTCGTGCACGCGCATCCCCCGCATGAccggggaggagaaggagtTCGAGAGCATCGAGCGCG aCGAGCGCTACATCCACCCGCAGCAGGAGGCCTTCTCCATCCAGCTCATCTCGCCGGTGAGCTGGGAGACCATCCCCAACACCAG GATCGACCTGGAGGAGTGGGAGCACGTCACCTGCATGAAGACCGTGTCGCTGAAGAGCGAGGAGACCGTGTCGGGGCTCAAGGGCTACATCGCCGTGGGCACCTGCCTGATGCAGGGCGAGGAGGTCACCTGCCGCGGCCGG ATCCTGATCATGGACATCATCGAGGTGGTGCCGGAGCCGGGGCAGCCGCTCACCAAGAACAAGTTCAAGGTGCTCTACGAGAAGGAGCAGAAGGGGCCCGTGACCGCCCTGTGCCACTGCAACGGGTACCTGGTGTCCGCCATCGGGCAGAAG ATCTTCCTGTGGAGCCTGAAGGACAACGAGCTGACGGGCATGGCCTTCATCGACACGCAGCTCTACATCCACCAGATGATCAGCGTCAAGAACTTCATCCTGGCCGCCGACGTGATGAAGAGCATCTCGCTGCTGCGCTACCAGGAGGAGAGCAAGACGCTGTCCCTCGTCAGCCGG GACGCCAAGCCGCTGGAGGTGTACAGCGTGGACTTCATGGTGGACAGCACCCAGCTCGGCTTCCTCG TGTCCGACCGCGACCGCAACCTCCTGGTGTACATGTACCTGCCCGAGG CCAAGGAGAGCTTCGGGGGCATGCGGCTGCTGCGCCGCGCCGACTTCCACGTGGGCGCCCACGTCAACACCTTCTGGCGCACGCCGTGCCGCGGCACCGCCGACGGCCTCAAGAAGTCCAGCGCCTGGGAGCAGAAGCACATCACCTGGTTCG ccacgCTGGACGGCGGCAtcgggctgctgctgcccatgcAGGAGAAGACGTACCGGCGGCTGCTGATGCTGCAGAACGCCCTCACCACCATGCTGCCGCACCACGCCGGCCTCAACCCCCGCGCCTTCAG GATGCTGCACATGGACCGGCGCATCCTGCAGAACGCGGTGCGCAACGTGCTGGACGGGGAGCTGCTGAACCGCTACCTCTACCTCAGCACCATGGAGCGCGGCGAGCTGGCCAAGAAGATCGGCACCACGCCCGACATC atCCTCGAGGACCTGCTGGAGATCGACCGGGTGACGGCGCACTTCTGA